The Effusibacillus pohliae DSM 22757 genomic interval TGCGGGAAAAGCCTATCATATTGGCACTCAAAAATGATAAGGATATTGAACTGGCCGTAAAAAGCAGCGCCAAAGTGGTCTTTTTGCTGGGCGGGAATATTTTTGAGATGATAGATCCTCTCGGGCAATTAAAACAATCTGGAAAAAGCGTATTTTTGCATGTGGATATGATGGGGGGAGTTGCCAGGGACGCTCATGGAATAGAGTATTTGGCCAAACAAACACCCATCGATGGGATTGTTACAACCAGAAGCAACCTGATCCAGTGTGCGAAGACGTGCGGGATGATAACTGTTCAGCGCCTTTTTCTGCTTGATTCGTATTCTCTTAACACAGGGATCAAAATGGTTGAACAGTCAAAGCCGGATGCGGTCGAAATGCTGCCTGGATTGGTTATTCCCCGGCTCTCGTCGGAATTGAAGAAACGAATTAAGCTGCCGATTATTGCAGGCGGATTTATTAATGAACTGGCTGATGCAGAATTGATATTGCAGGCAAACGTAGTAGGGCTATCAACATCAAGCCGAACATTGTGGCAGTGGCAAGACGGTCAACCAGAATAGATGAAGGTGGGGGATATGGAGACGCCTAAATGAAACATGTTGTCGGTAGACGGCGGTTTTATAAAGGGGGAGTTATCTTGGGTAACATATGGAGTCTGATTGGAATTACGGACAGTCAGGAGTTTTGGGGAATCATGATCCGGATGGTAGCCGCTCTGGTGATCGGGGCGATAATAGGACTTGAACGACAACGGTATCACCAGGTAAAAAGTAAAGCACGTGTGGCGGGGATTCGGACGTATTCACTCGTATGTTTTGGGAGCTGTTTATTTGGGATCGCTTCACAATACGGATTCGAAGCGTATGTTCTTTCTTCGGGAACTGTAACCGACCCGGGGAGGATCGCAGCCCAAGTGGTGGCCGGTGTCGGATTT includes:
- a CDS encoding glycerol-3-phosphate responsive antiterminator, giving the protein MRLLSVLREKPIILALKNDKDIELAVKSSAKVVFLLGGNIFEMIDPLGQLKQSGKSVFLHVDMMGGVARDAHGIEYLAKQTPIDGIVTTRSNLIQCAKTCGMITVQRLFLLDSYSLNTGIKMVEQSKPDAVEMLPGLVIPRLSSELKKRIKLPIIAGGFINELADAELILQANVVGLSTSSRTLWQWQDGQPE
- a CDS encoding MgtC/SapB family protein; the protein is MKHVVGRRRFYKGGVILGNIWSLIGITDSQEFWGIMIRMVAALVIGAIIGLERQRYHQVKSKARVAGIRTYSLVCFGSCLFGIASQYGFEAYVLSSGTVTDPGRIAAQVVAGVGFLGAGAIIKEQGQIKGLTTAAGLWVSAALGIVLSSKIFLIGIIAAIMTYITLDLPKLFPKLFEPKVDDDLAKETSTKTDTLEVFHRGRD